Proteins from a genomic interval of Euwallacea fornicatus isolate EFF26 chromosome 1, ASM4011564v1, whole genome shotgun sequence:
- the LOC136348239 gene encoding probable phosphoserine aminotransferase isoform X2, with the protein MAPINFGAGPGKIPEEVLKEAKEEFLSYQNLEFSVTELSHRSEAYAQINQGAQDDLRELLNVPKNYKILFMHGGGQGLFSAVALNLIGVNGIADYAVAGIWSNIAANEAKKYGQINMVLPQPHEGAIPDTKAWKLTPNASYVYYCDNETIQGVEYSFVPDTKCVPLVADMSSNILTRKVDVSKFGVIIAAVQKNLGTAGLGIAIVREDLLGKHLSICPSILNFERISEYNSILNTPPIFSVYLFGKVLKWTKRHGGVKAMEEQCRMKSMLLYKAIKDSRNFYENKVPFENRSRINIPFRINNGDEKIENEFLKLAEERKMFQLKGHKLVGGIRVSLYNAITYEDISHLVNFMKEFHENYA; encoded by the exons ATGGCTCCCATCAATTTTGGAGCAGGGCCTGGAAAAATCCCTGAAGAG gtgctcaaagaagCTAAAGAAGAGTTTCtttcttatcaaaatttggagtttagTGTGACGGAGCTGAGCCATCGCTCCGAGGCTTACGCTCAGATTAACCAAGGGGCTCAGGACGATCTCAGAGAACTACT aaatgtGCCCAAAAACTACAAAATCCTGTTCATGCATGGAGGAGGTCAAGGGTTGTTTTCGGCAGTTGCTTTGAATTTAATTGGTGTTAATGGAATCGCTGATTATGCAGTTGCAG gaatATGGTCCAATATCGCCGCGAATGAGGCCAAGAAGTATGGACAAATTAATATGGTACTCCCTCAGCCCCATGAGGGAGCTATTCCTGACACGAAAGCTTGGAAACTCACCCCTAATGCTTCTTATGTCTATTATTGCGATAATGAGACCATTCAgg GCGTGGAATACTCTTTTGTACCGGACACTAAGTGCGTACCTCTGGTGGCAGACATGTCTTCCAACATTTTAACGAGAAAAGTTGATGTTTCCAAA TTTGGTGTCATTATAGCTGCCGTCCAGAAAAACCTTGGAACTGCAGGTTTGGGCATTGCAATTGTCAGGGAAGATCTTTTGGGGAAACACTTGAGTATTTGTCCTTCAATCCTCAATTTCGAACGCATCTCCGAATACAACTCAATATTAAACACGCCTCCAATATTCTC GGTGTACCTATTTGGTAAAGTCTTAAAATGGACAAAACGCCATGGAGGAGTGAAAGCTATGGAAGAACAATGCAGGATGAAAAGTATGTTGCTTTATAAGGCTATAAAAGACTCGAGAAATTTTTATGAGAACAAGGTTCCTTTTGAAAATCGAAGTAGAATTAACATTCCTTTTCGAATTAATAATGGAGATGAGAAAATTGAGAATGAGTTCCTGAAGTTGGCGGAAGAGAGGAAGATGTTTCAACTAAAGGGGCATAAATTGGTTGGAGGCATTAGAGTGTCCCTATATAACGCAATTACTTATGAAGACATCTCTCATTTAGTAAATTTCATGAAGGAATTTCACGAGAATTACgcataa
- the LOC136348239 gene encoding probable phosphoserine aminotransferase isoform X1, with amino-acid sequence MAEENLFKMAPINFGAGPGKIPEEVLKEAKEEFLSYQNLEFSVTELSHRSEAYAQINQGAQDDLRELLNVPKNYKILFMHGGGQGLFSAVALNLIGVNGIADYAVAGIWSNIAANEAKKYGQINMVLPQPHEGAIPDTKAWKLTPNASYVYYCDNETIQGVEYSFVPDTKCVPLVADMSSNILTRKVDVSKFGVIIAAVQKNLGTAGLGIAIVREDLLGKHLSICPSILNFERISEYNSILNTPPIFSVYLFGKVLKWTKRHGGVKAMEEQCRMKSMLLYKAIKDSRNFYENKVPFENRSRINIPFRINNGDEKIENEFLKLAEERKMFQLKGHKLVGGIRVSLYNAITYEDISHLVNFMKEFHENYA; translated from the exons AATCTCTTCAAAATGGCTCCCATCAATTTTGGAGCAGGGCCTGGAAAAATCCCTGAAGAG gtgctcaaagaagCTAAAGAAGAGTTTCtttcttatcaaaatttggagtttagTGTGACGGAGCTGAGCCATCGCTCCGAGGCTTACGCTCAGATTAACCAAGGGGCTCAGGACGATCTCAGAGAACTACT aaatgtGCCCAAAAACTACAAAATCCTGTTCATGCATGGAGGAGGTCAAGGGTTGTTTTCGGCAGTTGCTTTGAATTTAATTGGTGTTAATGGAATCGCTGATTATGCAGTTGCAG gaatATGGTCCAATATCGCCGCGAATGAGGCCAAGAAGTATGGACAAATTAATATGGTACTCCCTCAGCCCCATGAGGGAGCTATTCCTGACACGAAAGCTTGGAAACTCACCCCTAATGCTTCTTATGTCTATTATTGCGATAATGAGACCATTCAgg GCGTGGAATACTCTTTTGTACCGGACACTAAGTGCGTACCTCTGGTGGCAGACATGTCTTCCAACATTTTAACGAGAAAAGTTGATGTTTCCAAA TTTGGTGTCATTATAGCTGCCGTCCAGAAAAACCTTGGAACTGCAGGTTTGGGCATTGCAATTGTCAGGGAAGATCTTTTGGGGAAACACTTGAGTATTTGTCCTTCAATCCTCAATTTCGAACGCATCTCCGAATACAACTCAATATTAAACACGCCTCCAATATTCTC GGTGTACCTATTTGGTAAAGTCTTAAAATGGACAAAACGCCATGGAGGAGTGAAAGCTATGGAAGAACAATGCAGGATGAAAAGTATGTTGCTTTATAAGGCTATAAAAGACTCGAGAAATTTTTATGAGAACAAGGTTCCTTTTGAAAATCGAAGTAGAATTAACATTCCTTTTCGAATTAATAATGGAGATGAGAAAATTGAGAATGAGTTCCTGAAGTTGGCGGAAGAGAGGAAGATGTTTCAACTAAAGGGGCATAAATTGGTTGGAGGCATTAGAGTGTCCCTATATAACGCAATTACTTATGAAGACATCTCTCATTTAGTAAATTTCATGAAGGAATTTCACGAGAATTACgcataa